The genomic segment TTCCAATTGGTGGTTTAAAAGAGAAACTAATAGCTGCTTATAAAGCAAAAATCAAAAAAGTTTTAATCCCTAAAAAGAATTATGAGAGAGATTTGGATGATATTCCACAAGAGGTAAAAGAGTCTTTAGAAATCAAAGTAGTAGAAAAAATCGAAGATGTTTTAAAAGAGGCACTACTTTAATGAGTTTTGTATCTAAAAAAGATTTGAGTGCTACAAATGTGATAATTTTTATCACGCTTGTAGCTTATATTATTCAAATAAATATACAAAATGGCTCACTTCTTATGGGATTAAACCTATATTTTTTAGTTGGTGGATTTTATTGGCAACCACTTACATCAATATTTTCTCACGGTGGAATTGCTCATCTTGGAATGAATATGTTTGTTTTATGGCAATTTGGAAACTTTATAGAAAAAGTTAGAGGTAAAAAAAGATTTATAATACTATATTTATTTACAGGTATTTTAACTTCGCTTTTATCGTTTTTATATATTTTTTATATTGATATTCAAGTAAATTTAGTTGGAGCTAGTGGTGCTATATGCGCTATTTTAGGTTATATTGCATACTTTGATAAGTATCAAAGAAATGGAATAATAACTTGGATTTTATTAATCTCAGTTGCACCTCTTTTAATAGGGCTTCCAATTGCTTGGTATGCTCACTTTATAGGTCTTTTTATTGGTTTTGTATATGCAATTATTGAAAAAAGATTTTTCCCTTTAATATCTTATAGATAAAAAATAAATAAAAGTGATATGTTTTAAAATAGCATAAAATGAGTTTATAGATGTATTATATGAAGGTTAAAAATGATAGATAAAAAGTACGAAAGATATGTTTTTGCAGTTATTATGGGTACAATTATGAGTTTTATAATGAGCTTTATAATCTCATTTATAAATTTAGGATTTATTGATGGATTTTTCCTAAAGTGGATGGAAGCTTTTTTTAAAGCAGCTGTTTGTGCAATTCCAATAATATCTGTTGTTGCGCCATTAGTAAAAAGGGTTGTTGCAAAAGTAATAAAATAGTAGATAAATTTTAAATATAATTAAATTTAGAGGTAAGCTATGAAAATTTTGAGTTTTGATTTAAAACTTATAGGATTAGTTTTTATAGTTTTACTATTTTTTGCTTCAAATTCTATTTTAGCTAGAATGGCTATTTTCACACAAAATATTGATGCTTTTTCTTTTACTTTTGTAAGAATTATATCTGCTATGTTTGTTCTTTTAATTATATACTTTTATAAAAATAAAAATCTAAAAATAGATTTAAAAACTAACTATCTTAGCGGATTTATGTTTTTTTTATATGCAATTTGTTTTTCATACTCATATATAAATATGGCTGCTGGTATTGGAACTTTGATTTTATTTGCAGTTGTACAATTATCTATGATTATTTTAGCTCTATTTTTAAATGAAAAATTAACTTTAAATAAAATTATCGGAATAACTATAGCTTTTGGTGGATTAATATATCTTTTGTATCCAAAAAGTGATTTTGCAATATCATACTTCCATACTTTTTTGATGTTTTTATCAGGAATTGGTTGGGCAATTTTTAGTGTTCTTGGAAAAAAATCAAACAATGCAACTTTAAATGCAACTGATAGTTTTGTTAAAGCTTTTATTTTTACAATAATATTTGTTATTTTTTATCTTTTCTTTTTTGGAAATAATCTTAAAATAGATTTTTATACTTTTATTTTATCAACTCTTTCAGGCTCAATAACAACTGCTTTTGGGGTATTTATTTGGTATGCAATTTTACCAAAAATGCAGATTATGACTGCAAGTATAGTTCAGTTAATAGTACCAATAATAGCCATAGTTTTAAGTATTGTTTTTCTTAATGAAACTTTTACTTTTGAACTTTTTATTTCTACTATTATTATACTTTTAGGAATTTTTATAGCTTTATATAAAAAAAGAAAAACTTAATTCATATAAAAATATAAAACTAATGGAATATAAAAGAGTGATATAACAGTTGAGATAAACAAAGCCACGCTCATAATTTGTGGTTTTACATTTAATAAAGTTGCTACTGTTACGGTATTTCCAGCAAGTGGTACAATAGAAAATAAAAACATGACAGTGTATAAACCATCATTTAAAAATTGAATATAGTTTTTGTCTATAAATATAAAGATTAATATACAAACAGGCCACACAACAAATTTTATAAACATAGCATAAGATATAAATTTTATATCAAAAGAGCTATCAAATCTAACTTTTTCAAGTCCCATTCCTACAATCATCATACCTAAAATAGTATAAGCACCTTTTATATATTCATTATAGTTCACAAATATCTCAGGTAGTTTTATCTCACATAAATTAAATATAACTCCTAAAATAAAAGCATATAAAACTGGAAGTTTAAGCATTTTTAAGAGGCTTTGTTTTGCACTAAAATTCCCTTTAGCAGTAATATAGTATCCAACAGAATTTTGATACAAAAGTGAAGCTAAAACAGTAAATATAAAAACATCAACCATATTTGGTTCTAAAAATAGTATTGCAAGTGGAATTCCTATATTCCCTGTATTTCCTGTTGAAGTGCTAAAAGCTAGTAAATTCGCACTGTTATCGTTATAAACTCTTTTAAAATATGCTAAAAGAGTAAAACTCAAAATTGAGCTAAAAATAAAGAAAAATAGTGGTAAAGATAAAGTTGCAGCACTTAAATTTATATTTATAGTTGCTGTAAAAATTATTAATGGAGATAATAAAAAAAGTAAGATTTTTGCAACAGTTTCTTTATCGCATTTAAGTAGATATGTGCTTAAAAATCCTAAAACAATACTTATGTATAAAGGGATTATTTTTCCTAATAGAGTAAAAAAGATCGACAAAACAATAGCCTCAAAATTAATTTTTGGAATTATATATTATTGAAGCTTTAAATGTATATAGCAAGAAGCTAAAACTTCTTACTATATTTAAGTTTTTAGTGTCTTGTTGCTATATTTTTTGAGTTAATTGTAGCTATTAATTTTTTAAGATTTTCAATTTTTCCCTCTTCTTCATGAATATTATCTTTACTATTTAAAGTAAAAATATCCATTTTTTTATCAAGGTAATTTGTTGTAAATTTACCATCTTTAAAATCTTGATCTCTAACTATTTCTCTATGAAGTGGAATATTTGTTGGGAAACCTTCAATATAGAACTCATCTAAAGCTCTTTTTGCTTTTTTTACACAACCTTCCCAGTCTAAAGCCCAAACGATTAGTTTTCCAACCATTGAATCATAATTTGGTGGAACTTTATATCCTGTATAAAGTGCAGAATCTAGTCTAACTCCTGGACCATTTGGAGTAAGATACTTTTCAACTGTTCCAACAGATGGCATAAATCCTTTTAGAGGATTTTCAGCATTTATTCTAAATTCAATAGAGTAACCTCTAAAATTAATCTCTTCTTGTAAGAAAATCATTTTACTACCTTCTGCAATTTGAATCATTCTTTGAATAATATCAACTCCAGTAATAGTTTCAGTTACAGGATGCTCAACCTGAACTCTTGTATTCATCTCAATAAAGTAGATGTTGTCATCTGGATCAAGTAAGAACTCAACAGTTCCAACACTTTCATATCCTAGTTTGAACATAGCTTTTGTAGCAATTCTATATAACTCTTTTCTAGCTTCATTGTTTAATAGTGGTGATGGAGCAATTTCAATAACTTTTTGGTGTCTTCTTTGAATAGAACAATCTCTTTCACCTAGGTGCAAAACATTTCCATATTTATCAGCAATAACCTGAATTTCTATATGTCTTGGATTTTCAACATATTTTTCAATAAATGCTTCTCCTCGACCAAAATATTTTTTTGCTTCATTTGAGGCACTTTCAAATAGTTCTTTGAACTCTTTTTCTTCTCTTACTATTCTCATTCCTCTTCCACCACCACCAAATGCAGCTTTGATAATTACAGGAAAACCAATCTCTTTTGCAATTCTAGCACCCTCTTCAATATCAGTAATTGGTTCATCAGTACCTTCAAGAACTGGAACACCAACTTTTTTCATAGCTACTTTAGATGCCATTTTATCACCAAAAAGTTCTATATGTTCTGGTTTTGGACCAATAAAGATAAGTCCATTTTCTTCACAAGCTCTAGCAAAATCAGCATTTTCACTTAAAAATCCATATCCAGGGTGAATAGCATCACAATCAGATTTTTTAGCTATTGATATGATTTTTTCATAATCTAAATATGCTTGAACAACATCTCCCATAATTGGATAACACTCATCTGCTTTTCTTACCCAAATACCTTCAATATCTACTTCAGAAAATATTGCAACACTTTTAATCTCAAGCTCTTTACAGGCTCTTATTATTCGTAGTGCAATCTCTCCTCTATTTGCAATAAGTACTTTATTAATCTTTTTCATATACTCACCTTATTAAAATTTTATATCGTGATTTTAGGGTATTTTTTTGATTTATTCTTCTTAATTTTTGTTAATTTAATAGTTGGATATTGCTAATATTATTGAATAAAAAAATCTTTAGCTAACAAAACTAAAGATTTTTTATTTAATTGTGAATTTATATTACCAAGAAATAGCAGCTCCACTAGCTCCCATAACTTCTTTTGCCTCTTCACTCATCATATGCATTTCCCAAACAGGTTCGAAAACTAAATTTACTTTTGCTTCATCAACTTCATCAACAGCCATAGCAACATATCTTACTTGCTCAAGCAGACTATCAGCAACTGGGCAAGCTGGGCTTGTAAGAGTCATATCTATTTCACAAAACAGATAGTTTTCTCTCTCTTCTAGTTCTATATTGTAAATTAGCCCTAAACTATAAATATCCACAGGGATTTCAGGGTCATAAACTTTTTTTAAATTCTCTATAATTTTCTCTTTTATTGCATCTTTATTAAAATTTCCACTCATAATTTATCCTTTTGCTTAAGCTTTTAAAGCATACTCTTTTATTTTTTTAATCATTCCAATAACTCCACTTTGTCTATTTGGAGTTATAACTTCGCTTAGTCCTAGTTCTCTTACTATATCCATATCAACATTTTTTAACTCTTCTATTGTAGAGTTTGAGAAAATCTCTAAAATAATGTAAACCAAACCTTTTACAATTATCGCATCACTTGTTCCATAAAAAAAGAGCTTATCATCTTTTTTCTCACAAATTAACCAAACTTGCGAAGTACAACCATGAACTAAATTTTCAGGAATTTGGTTTTTCTCATCAAAAGATGGTAGTTTTTTACCTAAATCAATAATATATTCATATTTTGCTAACTCTTCATCAAAAAATTCTAAATCCTCTTTTATAATCTCTAATCTTTTTTCTATACTCATTTTTAATCCTTCAACATACTTAATGCTTTTTTTAGTGCAACAATAAGCTTATTTATATCTTCAAAATCATTGTAAAGTGCAAGGCTTACTCTAATAGTTCCTTTTATTCCAAGTTTTTTCATAATTGGTTGAGCACAGTGATGCCCAACTCTAAGGGCAACTTGTAATTTATCAAGAAGTATTGAAATATCATCATGCATAATACCTTTAAAATTAAAGCTTCGAGTTCCACTACAATCTTTTAAATCATTATAAAAAATTATATCAGGAAATTTTTTTAACTCATCATCTAGATATTTCAAAAGCTCATTTTTTTTCTTTGATATTTCTTCATATCCAATATTTTCAATATATTTTAATGCCTCTTTAAAAGCTATAACTCCAGCAATATTTTGTGTTCCTGCTTCAAACTTATATGGAGAGTTCAAAAAAGTAGTTCCCTCTTTAAAATCAACACTGTTTATAACAGCTCCCCCTGTTTGATAAGGTTTTACACTTTCAAAAAACTTCTCTTTTATATAAATAGCTCCAACTCCTGTTGGACCAAAAGTTTTATGTCCTGAGATTGCAAAAAAATCACAATCAAGTTCTTGTACATCTATTTTAAAACTACTTAAACTTTGAGCTCCATCAATTAGGACAACACATCCATAATCATGAGCTAAAGAGATTATTTTTTTTATATCATGAACTTTTCCAAAAGCATTTGTAACATGAGCAACACTTACAAAAGAGTTTGGGTTCTTTTTTAAAATCTCTTCAAAATGATTAAAATCAAAATCTAAGTTAAGAGTACAATTTACAACTTCAAGTCCAGAGTTTAAGAATCTTCCTTGCATATGCCAAGGTACAATATTTGCATGATGTTCAAGGCTAGAGATAATAATTGTTTTAAACATATATGCAAAAGATGAAGCTATGAAATTTATACTTTCAGTTACCCCTTTTGTAAAAATTATCTCCTCTTTTTTTTTCGCATTTATAAATTTTTGTAAAACTTCTCTTGTATTTTCAAACTCAGTTGTGGCTTTATTTGCATCTCCGAAACTACTTCTATGAGTATTTGAACAATATTTTGTGTAGTATTCAACTGTTGCATCAATTACACTTTGTGGTTTTTGAGTTGTAGCTCCACTATCCAAATATACAGTTTTTGAATTTGTAAAGTATGGAAAATCTTTTTTATACATATTAAATAAAACTCTCTTTTTTATACTCTTCTAAGAACTCTTTTATTTTTTCATCTTTGATATTATTTTTTATTGAGTTTTCAAAAGCTTCAAGTAACATTTCATATGATTTCTCTTTGCTTATTCCTCTTGCTTGAAGATATAAAAGTTGCTCTTTATTTAAAGTTCCTGTTGTTGTTCCATGACTAGCTTCAAGTTCATCTATAAATATTTCAAGAAATGGTTGAGCAAAAATAACTGCATCATCACTTAGAAGTATTGAGTTACAGTTTTGGAAAGCTTTTGAATAAAGTCCAGTTTGTGTAACTATTGATCTTATTTTTACAACTGCTCGGCTTTTGTTAAGAAGTGAATTTTTATAATTTATATTACTTCTTGAGCTTTGATTGTTGTGAGTTGTTTTTACCAAAGTTGATATATTTGCACTATTTCTTAGTTTATTTAAACCATTTAACTCATAGTTTACTTCTAAACTATCAATTTTATTTTCAAAACTATTTACACAAAATCCATCTCCAAACTCAAAGTTTGATATTTCTAAATTTGATTTATCATCTTGTTTTACTTTACAAGCGAAAATTAAAGAGTTAGAAAGACTCATATCTTGAATTTTTACGTATTCTAAAGAGCCATTTTTTTCAACTTCTATTGTTCTATTTGCTAAAATTGTTGAATTGTTTAAGCTAGAAGTAAAAATTTCAATAATAGTTGCTTTTACTCCAGATTTTACATTTATTAAAAGATTATTTGTATATAAAATTTCACTATTTTTTGTATTATTTATAATAATTAAAGGCTTTTCTAAATCTTTTGATATTGTTAAAACCTTTTTATTGTTATCAAAACTATTTGCTATAGAAAATAGTTTTGAATCGTAAATTTCATCATCTTTTATAGATTCTAAATCAAGAGCAAAATCTAAAGTTTTATGCTCTTTAAAATCAAAATCAAAAAGTGAAGTAAAATCTATTTTTAAAAACTCTTCTTCTTTTTTTTGTGGAAGATTTATATTTAGATTAGCTATTTGCATTATTTATTCCTAATGCTTCAAAACCTTTCTCATCTAGTTCTAAAGCTAAACTATAATCTCCAGTTTTAGCTATTTTCCCATCACTTAAAATATGTACAAAATCTGGTTTTATAAGCTCTAAAAGTCTGTCATAGTGAGTTATCATTAAAATAGATTTTTTACCATCAAGCATTGAGTTTATAACATTTGCAACAATTTTGATAGCATCAACATCAAGTCCACTATCTATCTCATCTAGCATTATTAAATCTGGATTTAACATTAGAAGTTGTACAAGTTCATTTCTTTTTTTCTCTCCACCACTAAATCCATCATTTAAATCTCTTTGTAATAGTTTTCTATCAATATCAAATTTATTTGTCTCTTCTTTTACAAGTTTTAAAAACTCCATTGCATCTAGTTCATCTTTACCTTCATATGCTCTTTTTGCGTTCATAGCAGTTCTTAAAAAGTAGCTATTGTTTACTCCAGCAACTTCAACAGGGCTTTGAAAACTCATAAAAATACCTTCATTTGCTCTTGTTGTTACATCCATTTGTAGTAAATCTTTCTTTTTAAATGTAACTTTTCCGCTTACGACTTCACAGTCATAATGAGCTGCAAGTGTTTTAACTAAAGTAGATTTTCCAGCTCCATTTACACCCATAAGTGCATGAATTTCACCTTCTTTAATCTCTAAATTTAATCCTTTTAAAATCTCATTCTCATTTATACTAACTTTTAAATCTTCAATTTTTAATAATGTATTTTTTGTACTCATAATTAACCCACACTTCCTTCTAATGAAATATTTAATAACTCTTTTGCTTCAGCAGCAAACTCCATTGGTAGTTCTTTTAAAACCTCTTTACAAAAACCATTTACAATCATAGCAATTGCATCTTCTTCATCTATTCCTCTTTGATTTAAATAAAATAGTTGTTCATCTGAAATTTTTGAAGTTGTTGCTTCGTGTTCTATGTTCGCACTACTATTTCTAATCTCATGATATGGATATGTATGTGCTTGACATTTATGACCAATCAAAAGAGAATCACACTCAGAGATATTTCTTGCGTTTATAGCATTTTTACCAACTCTAACTAATCCTCTATAGGCATTTATACCTTTCATAGCAGAGATACCTTTTGATATAATTGTTGATTTTGTATTTTTACCCAAATGTATCATTTTTGTACCAGTATCTGCTTGTTGTGCTCTTGATGTTAAGGCAACAGAGTAAAACTCTCCTACACTATTATCACCTTGAAGCACACAAGATGGATATTTCCAAGTGATACTTGAACCAGTTTCTACTTGCGTCCAAGATACTTTTGAGTTATCACCTTTACATAAGGCTCTTTTCGTAACAAAATTTAAGATTCCACCTTTTCCAGTTTCATCTCCTGGATACCAGTTTTGAATAGTTGAATATTTTATATGAGCATTTTTAAGTGCAACTAATTCAACAACTGCTGCATGAAGTTGTCTATCATCCCTGCTTGGAGCTGAACATCCTTCATTGTATGAAACATAGCTTCCTTCATCACAAATTATTAAAGTTCTTTCAAACTGTCCTGTATTTAAAGCATTTATTCTAAAATATGTTGAAAGCTCCATTGGGCATCTTGTATTTTTTGGAATATAAACAAAACTTCCATCTGTAAAAACAGCACTATTTAAACAAGCAAAATAGTTATCAGTTACAGGAACAACGCTTGCTAAATACTCTTTTACAAGTTCTGGAAATCTATGTGCTGCTTCGCTAATTGAGCAAAATATAATTCCTAGTTTTTCAAGTTCATCTTGATATGTAGTTTTTATTGAAACTGAATCAAAAACAGCATCAACTGCAACACCAGCAAGCATTTTTTGTTCTTCAAGTGGAATTCCAAGTTTTTCATAAGTTTTCAAAATCTCAGGATCAACTTCATCTAAAGAGTTTAAAGCCTTTTTTGGTGCTGAATAGTATGCATAATCTTGATAATCTATTTTTGGATATTGTAAATTTGTCCATGTTGGCTCTTCCATTTTTAACCATTTTTCATATGCTTTTAACCTGAAATCTAGTAAAAATTGAGGCTCATCTTTTTTTGCACTAATTGCTCTTATAACATCTTCATTTAAACCTTTTGCAAAGGTATCGCTTTGAACCAAAGTTTCAAAACCTAATTTATAATCTGTGTTTATAATGTCATGTATTTGTTGATTTTCACTCATGACTTCTCCATAAAATTTATTTGTTTAATTAAGACTAATATTGTCCGATTTGAATAATATCAAAATAAGTATATAATGTAAAGACATAAATACTAATAAAGTAAAAGTATTTAGTAAAAAAAGTAATTTATTGCCTATTAAATCGCATTTAAAATTAAGATAAAATTTATCCTATTTTAAATAAAATACAAGAAAATTTATTATAAAAATAAAAAAATATTATAAAGTATGGAATACAAATGAAAAATTATTCAAAAAAAATAGATGAAAGAGTTAACAATCCAAAGAATTTTGGAGAGATAACAAAACAAGAGGCACAAAGTTTGGGCTGTAAACTAGTTGTTGCAGACTTTGAATCAAATGCAAATGATACTTTAAGAGTATATTTTGCTATTACTAAAGATAAAACAGTTTTTAATGCAAAATTTAAATCATTTGCAACTGGTTTAATAGTTGCTTTAAACGATATGATGATTGAGTTATGTATTGGAAAGAGTATTGAAAAAGTAGCAAATTTGTTTAAAACTGATGTTGAATTTGCTTTAAGAGATGAGCCACAAATACCAGCTCTTAGTATTGAAGAGTTACATAATAGTTTTTTAAATTTTGTGATATTAAAAAAAGTTGCATTAAATTTTGAAAAAAGAGATATGAACGATTTTGATGATGATTATGTTGTTTGCGATTGTGCAAGAACAAACTTAAAAACTATAAAAGATGCTATTAGAAATCTTGATTTACTAACTATTGAGGATATTGGAAATGTTACAAAAGCTGGAATATTTTGTAAATCTTGTCAAAAAGAGGGTGGACTTGAAGAAAAAGAGATATATTTAAGTGATATTTTGGAACAAACCAGAGCTCAAATAGAAGATGAAAAACAAAAAGATGAACCATCGTATATTAATACAAGTTTTGAAGCTATGACAAAAGAGCAAAAAATAGAGTTGATAGAAGATGTTTTAGATGATGATATAAGACCAATGCTTGTTATGGACGGTGGGAATATGGAAATTTTAGATATTGTAGAATCACCACCACATCATGATTTATATATTAGATATTTAGGTGCTTGTAGTGGGTGTAGTTCTGGAAGTATGGGAACTTTATATGCTATTGAGTCTATTTTACAAAGTAAAGTAAATGAAAATATTAGAGTTTTACCAATTTAAGATAAAAGATTAGTTATTTTGATACAATAAAATAAACTTTTTTAGGAATATTGATGTTTGCTATATACAATAATGGAACAGTAGGATTTAGAAGTACAAGTGACAATTTATATGCTTTGAAAAATGTTGAGGAATTAGAATCTGCTAGGTTTGAGCCAAAAGAGGGATTGATTCAAAATTTTTCAAATGAATTAAATAAAGAGAAAAAAGATCAATTTTTAAACTCTTATAAAAAAGTTGCAACTTTAGATAATCTTGAACCAGTTTATAAAGCAAGAGATATTATGACACATGATGTGATATATGCTAGAAATGACTCTACAATTGAAGATATATACTATTTAATAAAAGAAAAAAAAGTATCACAAGTCCCAATTACTGGCTTTGGAAAAAAGATAATTGGTATTGTAAACAAAAAAATAATTTTAACTTTACTTATGAATCATTTAGATGATACACAAACTATTTTAAAAAGAAAAATCGATGATGTTTATTTACCAGAAGTTTTAACAGCTGATCCAGATTCAGATGTTAGAGATGTTGTTAAAGTAATGTTAGATTTAAAGCTAGATGCAATTCCAATAGTTGATGATAGTGATATTTTGATGGGAATTATATCAAAAACAGATATTTTAAAAGCCGTTGCAAATTTACCAAAGCTTCAGCTTTGGTCTTGAAAGATATAACTTTTTATTTATAAAACTGTTCCATCATCAAAAATAACTTTATCTCTACCTTGATTTTTTGCTTCATAAAGTAGTTCATCTGCTTTTGTTTGTGCATCTGCAATACAGTTGTAATTATTTCTAAAAGTAACACCAGCTGAAAAAGCAATATTTATTTTATTCTCTTTGTATATAAAAGTACTATTTAAAAAAGCATTTTTTACTCTTTTTATGTATCTTATTACTTCTATTTTATCTCTAAAGTTTATTAATGCAACAAACTCTTCTCCTCCATATCTAGCAACAATATCTTCTTTTCTTGTAAGTTCTTTTAAGATTTTTGCAAAAGATTTTAAAATTTCATCACCACAAGCATGACCATAACTATCATTTATCTTTTTAAAGTGGTCAATATCAAAAAAAACAATTGCAAAATTTGTTTCAAATATAAAGAATTGTTTTTCAGTCTTTTTTGCTTCAACTTCATAAGCTCTTCTATTTAATACAGAAGTTAAAAAGTCAAATAAATAATCCTCTTTTGTCATTTGAAGCTCTCTTTCAAGCTCTTCAATTTGCTTATTTAACTGTTTAAATCTATCAATATTTGAGGACAAAATTCTATTGTTTTCAAGTAAAGAGTCCTCAAGTTTGTAAATAGTATTAATCAATCTTTTTTGAACCGCAGTTAGCTCTCTTTGTGAAAAATCAGAAATTTCTAAAGATTCTAAATCCTTTTTTATTTTTTTTATATCTTCATTTGAACTATTGCTATCATTTAGTGTTTTATCATAATATCTACTCATTAAAGAAGTTAGTTTTATAATATCGTTTGTTTTCTCTTTTAAAACTCTTCTATCAGCTTCAATTCTATTTTTTGCAAAGTTTTTTATTTTTAATATAGACTCTTTTGATGTTACATTTATTGGATTTTTAAGACAATCAAGAATAAAATCTTCAATTTCTTCTTTTAGCTCAAAATTTACTGAAGGTGCCAAAAGATCACTAAAAGTACCAATGAGTGATTTTAATTCATCATTATTTGCTCTTTTTAATAAAATAGGTATTATTTCAAAGATTGACTCTGTGTGTAGAACTTTTTTTTCATCATTTGTTAGATTTGTTAATGCTTCATTTAGTATTGTTACATCACTATATTCAGTTTTAAAAATCTTAGCTTGTTCTTTAAACTCTAAAAAGTAGTTTTCAGGGGTCGTTGGAAGGTTCTTTTGTCTTAATTTCTCTAAAGTATTTTTTGTAATCTCTTTTAGATTTTCATTCATAAAAGTGCCTTAAATTTTTTGTAACTATTATATCACTTATGATATAATAAATACTTAATCTTTAAAGGAAAATTTTATGCCAAATACAAATAATCAGATTTTAAAAAATACAAATTCAAAGCTACTTGATTTGTTTAATGCTTCTATAATGTTTGATAAAAAACTCTATTCTCAAGATATAAAAGGCTCAATTGCACACTCTAAAATGTTAGCTTTACAAAATATTATTACAAATGATGAACAAAAAAGTATAGAAAAAGGTCTTTTAC from the Aliarcobacter cryaerophilus ATCC 43158 genome contains:
- the sufC gene encoding Fe-S cluster assembly ATPase SufC encodes the protein MSTKNTLLKIEDLKVSINENEILKGLNLEIKEGEIHALMGVNGAGKSTLVKTLAAHYDCEVVSGKVTFKKKDLLQMDVTTRANEGIFMSFQSPVEVAGVNNSYFLRTAMNAKRAYEGKDELDAMEFLKLVKEETNKFDIDRKLLQRDLNDGFSGGEKKRNELVQLLMLNPDLIMLDEIDSGLDVDAIKIVANVINSMLDGKKSILMITHYDRLLELIKPDFVHILSDGKIAKTGDYSLALELDEKGFEALGINNANS
- the sufB gene encoding Fe-S cluster assembly protein SufB, with amino-acid sequence MSENQQIHDIINTDYKLGFETLVQSDTFAKGLNEDVIRAISAKKDEPQFLLDFRLKAYEKWLKMEEPTWTNLQYPKIDYQDYAYYSAPKKALNSLDEVDPEILKTYEKLGIPLEEQKMLAGVAVDAVFDSVSIKTTYQDELEKLGIIFCSISEAAHRFPELVKEYLASVVPVTDNYFACLNSAVFTDGSFVYIPKNTRCPMELSTYFRINALNTGQFERTLIICDEGSYVSYNEGCSAPSRDDRQLHAAVVELVALKNAHIKYSTIQNWYPGDETGKGGILNFVTKRALCKGDNSKVSWTQVETGSSITWKYPSCVLQGDNSVGEFYSVALTSRAQQADTGTKMIHLGKNTKSTIISKGISAMKGINAYRGLVRVGKNAINARNISECDSLLIGHKCQAHTYPYHEIRNSSANIEHEATTSKISDEQLFYLNQRGIDEEDAIAMIVNGFCKEVLKELPMEFAAEAKELLNISLEGSVG
- a CDS encoding NifU family protein; translation: MKNYSKKIDERVNNPKNFGEITKQEAQSLGCKLVVADFESNANDTLRVYFAITKDKTVFNAKFKSFATGLIVALNDMMIELCIGKSIEKVANLFKTDVEFALRDEPQIPALSIEELHNSFLNFVILKKVALNFEKRDMNDFDDDYVVCDCARTNLKTIKDAIRNLDLLTIEDIGNVTKAGIFCKSCQKEGGLEEKEIYLSDILEQTRAQIEDEKQKDEPSYINTSFEAMTKEQKIELIEDVLDDDIRPMLVMDGGNMEILDIVESPPHHDLYIRYLGACSGCSSGSMGTLYAIESILQSKVNENIRVLPI
- a CDS encoding CBS domain-containing protein, giving the protein MFAIYNNGTVGFRSTSDNLYALKNVEELESARFEPKEGLIQNFSNELNKEKKDQFLNSYKKVATLDNLEPVYKARDIMTHDVIYARNDSTIEDIYYLIKEKKVSQVPITGFGKKIIGIVNKKIILTLLMNHLDDTQTILKRKIDDVYLPEVLTADPDSDVRDVVKVMLDLKLDAIPIVDDSDILMGIISKTDILKAVANLPKLQLWS
- a CDS encoding GGDEF domain-containing protein; the protein is MNENLKEITKNTLEKLRQKNLPTTPENYFLEFKEQAKIFKTEYSDVTILNEALTNLTNDEKKVLHTESIFEIIPILLKRANNDELKSLIGTFSDLLAPSVNFELKEEIEDFILDCLKNPINVTSKESILKIKNFAKNRIEADRRVLKEKTNDIIKLTSLMSRYYDKTLNDSNSSNEDIKKIKKDLESLEISDFSQRELTAVQKRLINTIYKLEDSLLENNRILSSNIDRFKQLNKQIEELERELQMTKEDYLFDFLTSVLNRRAYEVEAKKTEKQFFIFETNFAIVFFDIDHFKKINDSYGHACGDEILKSFAKILKELTRKEDIVARYGGEEFVALINFRDKIEVIRYIKRVKNAFLNSTFIYKENKINIAFSAGVTFRNNYNCIADAQTKADELLYEAKNQGRDKVIFDDGTVL